Proteins encoded by one window of Culicoides brevitarsis isolate CSIRO-B50_1 chromosome 2, AGI_CSIRO_Cbre_v1, whole genome shotgun sequence:
- the LOC134829119 gene encoding serine/threonine-protein kinase ATR-like — METWDTLVPVIVQYLQDKQEHNLKKLFLMIKDTLVHNADVGVLAKVDGGIVQLSSLNSWLIFAIIQAVTNSPNDEEMIKASVQLLTEILAACLSKDLKLFRILTENLVTFIQEIVEILESQEFPAKISFAKGNNFQAKPFLEAKIKETVIIVKDKNVLLAILIAQTQVFAQIFSLIGNSHTDLLEKTNNSFIKIFDSKNTSMRLKIETLTYFTRICQRSKELSHEFLDHLVTIVNSFGNMMRYKEIWSVAAKEKLTWDSIYFGIKMFLREIPKIKHEEPNFVEGICENLLLWMSNGCQSLSQNKSDEGNIRQFVLLAKKTLKKLNDDHDGDLISKQNIIPFLEYLEILPELSSLFAPLIVSEVKSTGESELLTNLVKFIEDAAQKTTSTHNFTSLEALEASLMYWKEIFCLIQAVNEQNLRQSQVSYMKKNDKLPENMDFCCLEALKVLKPSVSAVVTSLLNQISKTQLTLTSDFMAVVLLDFAFAGLKGLLEANFITEEPKMFLFYLLLSPFCCIGSALSSKLPQNIVKFYKNEASDKEFQITIMTKSFISLFNLNLKIVKSTEIQSLVTSVLNFVITNPEFVSIAENCIKLSPHIILNSNIDVTWIRDKIFLPAFNKSEARQELLEIFLDLIYLAEPNSFVLCYKSKTDLNKFLTIAPNCLIHADCICLQELKNKNVIFLLEKMKKHHGFLRKITISDQTRAVLNELIEKYIPIITSQDPATQLQVLQIIPQLIKNVKFMLEEPQIAAWIKILSSPHLKVLLSAANNFKIIINQTKSRLESLEGDSKIITIDKFKSLVLNELIKSLNQAFSEQNKEYQETFLLILKNYSATKDVTETEILDCFRFALRFLVKNDSKVKSQAFKAIETICLNYQVRPNEVFNWYKMANTRFLMDIVATNYCKSKVKMMDSIKDLPRLFGFETNVYFVMRYHKMMIAVLLPLVLKNKKCEDILNEIATVLDRDSRTLIKVSFSIAYPFTYTKFSPEMAQQLIDYAKSIFGPAALQEVIFESEKSVSDILMYYHTNAACVLEIFKHFQNPGNTKSDSISKLSSYLCNNILAVLKHFEMNINGDKYQQTETLLSLGQIIRLIGTERITPFRFKIMTILNTALGTNDHKMIVICIKVWHIFVHTVDMMELGPLLSAIIVSLKPFIENYPAEIDEIFTYLIVENSSLMNKYFTDIFFLEELPIREELKRAIEVKLQSSNYRKSFLEQLDEYLTHICHKNVVVKAFGLKYLRDILRTHRTELNNLIINDASIHPILGGLLRNLMICCKESDDNIQKYAAECLGELGALEPSYLPQDYQPHSEFAFSIHTTEFAKLALDKLCHAYQVQSDVQNVDCFALAIQEVLISNNVDPARGQKLEIWHAMPEKMQPQIEPLLKSHYTAITRRTSSIDLHPIYGSNAARSCEEWAAIWATKVIKQIMKEETRNLLEAFVPSLKRDSQILATIFPYVILHAILSSSEKAQNEIFGEIQTVLEDILNPRDQENDNNSEKPQDSSNTEKSLISCDFFYSQTSTTKDPIEENMKLKCAKIVFGLLDFLERYLCELLVKYPQANEKSDYKRVKNFIEKFDYNMLARANYECEEYARALWYIEQYINYDSGSRLQRELAFLAKIHAELLDPDSVEGAMAVKEEEPSLEEQILMYNVTGRLHESAVCFERIMQLQKYEPSIMKDMVGCYLGLDQPETALLVSESFYTRFADDNPDLVLKANCAEPLWRLSRWDELENLIQEPGIKESDIWGINCGQLLIDFRASKHEDFDQEIDRIRLSLLRVLKTHESEQSIYQKCYSQILKLHMLTEIQKAEETMLEIGSETNENAVCRNLQAMLSDWASRNELLQPTSHNMEPLLCLRRIILNEMWALLEKRLISNPRAMNVVKETVNQSIGKLWVESTRLASKAKMFEQASLYIFNAEKYKPPELYIEKAKLSWEKGDQTTAFKVLDTGINDTMQAIGGDVRLLSATDLKIFGEARLLVAAYNSESAKFGPEFNLKCFKESVDTFPQQEKGNFLYAQYFERLHDSLDDSQKGKRLKNDYISSAMIFYGKSLMYGCNFLYQSMPRLLTIWLDYTARKDENASKQHMHQINQYMMRYTEALPSFMFFTAFSQIVSRICHPNSETYTILKKILINLIKVYPQQSLWMFLAVYKSTYENRVKRCKEILCDKNLQAEQKFIWSFNELTEKLITLTNLSLPEESFRGGTVETTITALDRSIITYFKTRKNIDILMPIQEQMSIVKPPTRDRDKPASHHKPFPNEPIYIHDILDRASILTSLQKPKKITLVGSNGRHYDILMKPKDDLRKDFRLMEFNNVIKQILLEDTDARQRRLHIRTYAVIPLNDECGLIEWVQNVTPYRNIVMRYYKQLGKVVSMRDLKKIYPTKRDSIDKKKQIFETQLLPSHPFVFGNWFRERFPNPHDWYQARCGYIKTLAVMSMVGYVLGLGDRHGENILLDGSCGDVVHVDFNCLFNRGELFDVPEVVPFRLTHNMVKAMGPLGVDGLYRKCCEITMRAMQQQRNTLMSVLKPFVYDPLVAWTKTTSKAQLLQQERTDSGAEENLRQIEFRLKGFVKIDGRQTTSPLSTVGLVNHCITEATNVANLASMYIGWGSYL; from the exons atgGAAACGTGGGACACTTTGGTCCCCGTTATCGTGCAGTACTTGCAGGACAAGCAAGAACACAActtgaaaaagttatttttgatgataaaggATACTTTG GTCCATAATGCAGATGTTGGCGTGTTGGCAAAAGTTGATGGAGGAATTGTTCAGTTATCGAGTCTTAATTCTTGGTTGATTTTTGCAATTATTCAGGCTGTCACGAATTCACCGAATGATGAAGA gatgatAAAAGCTTCAGTTCAGCTCCTCACAGAAATTTTGGCTGCTTGTTTATCAAAAGATTTGAAGCTTTTCCGCATCTTGACTGAAAATTTGGTTACTTTTATTCAAGAAATCGTCGAAATTCTCGAATCTCAAGAATTTCCAGCGAAAATTTCGTTCGCCAAAGGAAacaattttcaagcaaaaccCTTTTtggaagcaaaaattaaagaaactgTGATAATTGTCAAAGACAAAAACGTTCTTCTCGCAATTTTGATTGCCCAAACTCAAGTTTTCGCTCAAATTTTCAGTCTAATCGGCAATTCTCACACGGATCTCTTGGAAAAAACGAACAATtcgttcataaaaattttcgattcaaAAAATACTTCGATGCGACTGAAAATCGAGACTTTAACTTACTTCACGAGAATTTGTCAGCGCAGCAAAGAGCTTTCGCACGAGTTTTTGGATCATTTGGTGACGATTGTCAACAGTTTCGGCAACATGATGCGCTATAAGGAAATTTGGAGTGTCGCTGCGAAGGAAAAACTCACTTGGGACTCGATTTATTTTgggattaaaatgtttttgcgTGAAATTCCGAAAATTAAACACGAAGAACCGAACTTTGTGGAAGGAATTTGCGAAAATTTGCTGCTTTGGATGTCAAATGGGTGTCAAAGTCTCTCCCAAAACAAGTCGGATGAAGGAAATATTCGTCAATTCGTGTTGCTGGCGaagaaaactttgaaaaaattgaacgacGATCACGATGGAGAcctaatttcaaaacaaaacatcaTTCCTTTCCTCGAATATTTGGAAATTCTCCCCGAATTGAGTTCCTTATTTGCTCCATTGATCGTTTCTGAAGTAAAATCAACCGGAGAAAGTGAATTATTGAcaaatttagtgaaatttatCGAAGATGCCGCTCAAAAAACTACTTCAACTCACAATTTCACGTCTTTGGAAGCTCTTGAGGCATCTCTCATGTAttggaaagaaattttttgcctcATCCAAGCTGTGAACGAGCAAAATTTGAGACAATCTCAAGTCAGTTACATGAAAAAGAACGATAAACTGCCGGAAAATATGGATTTTTGTTGCTTAGAAGCACTTAAAGTACTCAAACCGAGCGTTTCGGCAGTCGTTACGAGTTTGCTgaatcaaatttcaaagacACAATTGACCTTGACGAGCGATTTTATGGCTGTTGTGCTGCTGGATTTTGCTTTTGCAGGGTTAAAAGGTCTATTGGAGGCTAATTTTATAACGGAAGAGCCAAAAATGTTCTTGTTTTATTTGCTGTTGTCGCCTTTTTGTTGTATTGGATCAGCTTTGAGCTCGAAATTGCCACAAAATATCGTcaag ttttacaaAAACGAAGCCTCAGACAAGGAATTCCAGATAACAATAATGACCAAATCCTTCATTTCCTTATtcaacttaaacttaaaaatcgtaaaaagcaCCGAAATCCAATCTTTGGTCACTTCAGTATTAAATTTCGTCATCACAAATCCCGAATTCGTTTCCATCGCCGAAAATTGCATCAAATTATCGCCGCACATAATTTTGAACAGCAACATTGACGTCACTTGGATtcgagataaaattttcttgcctGCATTCAACAAATCCGAAGCCCGTCAAGaacttcttgaaatatttttagacttAATTTACCTCGCCGAGCCAAATTCCTTCGTTCTTTGCTACAAATCCAAAACGGATCTCaacaaatttctcacaattgCTCCAAATTGCTTAATTCACGCGGATTGCATCTGCCTTCAGGagctgaaaaacaaaaatgtgatttttttactcgaaaaaatgaagaaacatcacggatttttacgaaaaataacaatttcggACCAAACAAGGGCAGTTTTGAacgaattaattgaaaaatacattCCAATCATCACAAGTCAAGATCCGGCAACGCAACTTCAAGTGTTGCAAATCATCCCacaattgatcaaaaatgtcaaattcatGTTAGAAGAGCCACAAATCGCAGCTTggatcaaaattttgtcatctCCGCATTTGAAAGTCTTGTTAAGCGCTGcaaataacttcaaaattatcataaatcaaacaaaaagtcGCTTAGAAAGTCTTGAGGGCGACTCAAAAATCATCACAATCGATAAATTCAAGTCTTTAGTACTGAACGAGCTCATCAAAAGTCTCAACCAGGCCTTTTCGGAGCAAAATAAGGAATATCAAGAgacatttttgctcattttaaaaaattattctgccACAAAAGACGTCACAGAAACGGAAATTTTGGATTGTTTTCGTTTTGCGCTGAGATTTCTTGTGAAAAACGACTCCAAAGTCAAAAGTCAGGCATTCAAAGCGATCGAAACGATTTGCCTTAATTATCAAGTTCGACCAAATGAGGTCTTTAATTGGTACAAAATGGCGAATActcgatttttgatggataTTGTCGCCACAAATTATTGCAAGTCGAAGGTTAAGATGATGGATTCGATTAAAGATTTGCCGAGATTGTTCGGATTTGAGACGAACGTTTATTTTGTGATGCGGTATCATAAGATGATGATTGCTGTGTTGCTTCCGTTGGTGTTGAAG aacaaaaaatgCGAAGACATCTTAAACGAAATAGCCACAGTATTAGATCGCGACTCTCGTACCTTAATAAAAGTCTCCTTCTCCATCGCCTACCCCTTCACATACACAAAATTCAGTCCCGAAATGGCCCAGCAGCTTATCGACTacgcaaaatcaattttcggaCCCGCCGCCCTCCAAGAAGTCATCTTCGAATCGGAAAAATCCGTCAGCGACATCCTCATGTATTATCACACAAACGCCGCCTGCGTCTTGGAAATCTTCAAGCACTTCCAAAATCCCGGAAACACCAAATCCGACTCCATTTCCAAACTTTCCAGCTACTTGTGCAACAAcattttggcagttttgaagCATTTCGAGATGAACATCAACGGCGACAAGTACCAACAAACAGAAACGTTACTCAGTTTGGGTCAAATAATTCGGTTAATTGGCACGGAGCGAATCACTCCCTTCCGTTTTAAGATAATGACGATCTTGAATACCGCTTTGGGGACGAATGATCACAAAATGATCGTCATTTGCATCAAAGTTTGGCATATTTTTGTGCATACGGTCGACATGATGGAACTTGGACCGTTGCTAAGTGCGATAATTGTCTCGTTAAAACCCTTTATTGAGAATTATCCGGcggaaattgatgaaattttcacgtATTTAATTGTCGAGAACAGCAGTTTGatgaacaaatatttcacggatatttttttcttggagGAACTTCCGATTCGCGAGGAGCTGAAAAGAGCCATTGAAGTGAAATTGCAAAGCAGCAACTATCGAAAGTCATTTTTGGAGCAACTTGACGAATATTTGACGCacatttgtcacaaaaatgtCGTCGTCAAGGCTTTCGGCTTGAAATACCTCCGGGACATTCTCCGAACGCATCGCACGGAACTCAACAATTTGATCATAAACGACGCCAGTATTCATCCAATTCTCGGAGGTTTGTTGCGAAATCTCATGATTTGCTGCAAAGAAAGCGACGATAACATCCAAAAATACGCCGCCGAGTGTCTTGGCGAACTCGGAGCTCTTGAACCTTCGTATCTCCCGCAAGACTATCAACCCCATAGCGAATTCGCGTTCAGCATCCACACGACAGAATTCGCAAAATTAGCGCTCGATAAACTTTGTCACGCCTACCAAGTTCAATCGGACGTGCAAAATGTCGATTGTTTCGCGCTTGCCATCCAAGAAGTCCTGATTTCGAACAATGTTGATCCGGCGAGAGGACAAAAGCTGGAAATTTGGCATGCCATGCCCGAGAAAATGCAACCGCAGATTGAGCCGTTGTTGAAATCGCATTACACGGCGATCACGAGAAGAACGTCGTCCATTGATTTGCATCCGATTTATGGGAGTAATGCGGCGAGATCGTGCGAAGAGTGGGCTGCGATATGGGCCACGAAGGTAATTAAGCAGATCATGAAGGAGGAAACGAGGAATTTGTTGGAGGCGTTTGTGCCGAGTTTGAAGAGAGATTCGCAGATTTTGGCGACTATTTTTCCGTATGTTATTTTGCATGCGATTTTGTCCAGTAGTGAGAAG gcacaaaatgaaattttcggcGAAATCCAAACCGTTCTCGAAGACATTCTCAACCCGCGTGATCAGGAAAACGACAACAACTCCGAAAAACCGCAAGACTCCTCAAACACCGAAAAAAGCCTCATCTCCTGCGACTTTTTCTACTCCCAAACCTCTACCACGAAAGACCCCATCGAGGAAAACATGAAGCTCAAATGCGCCAAAATCGTCTTCGGCCTCTTGGATTTCTTGGAACGCTACTTATGCGAGCTCCTCGTAAAATACCCGCAAGCCAACGAAAAATCCGACTACAAAcgcgtcaaaaatttcatcgaaaaattcgaCTACAACATGTTGGCACGCGCAAATTACGAATGCGAAGAATACGCCCGCGCCTTATGGTACATCGAGCAATACATCAACTACGACTCCGGAAGTCGCCTTCAACGCGAACTcgcatttttagcaaaaatccACGCAGAACTCTTGGATCCTGATTCAGTCGAGGGCGCCATGGCAGTCAAGGAGGAAGAACCCTCGTTGGaggaacaaattttgatgTACAACGTCACAGGTCGCTTACATGAGTCCGCAGTTTGCTTCGAACGCATCATGCAACTCCAAAAATACGAACCATCAATTATGAAGGACATGGTTGGATGTTATCTCGGTTTAGATCAACCTGAAACAGCGTTACTCGTCTCGGAGAGCTTTTACACTCGTTTCGCCGACGATAATCCGGATCTCGTGCTAAAAGCAAATTGCGCGGAGCCTCTTTGGCGTCTCAGTCGCTGGGATGAGCTCGAAAATTTGATTCAGGAACCCGGAATTAAGGAAAGTGACATCTGGGGCATCAACTGTGGGCaacttttgatcgattttcgaGCTTCCAAACACGAAGACTTCGATCAGGAAATCGATCGCATCCGATTATCGCTCTTGCGGGTCTTGAAAACGCACGAAAGTGAACAAAGTATTTACCAAAAATGCTATTCGCAGATTTTAAAACTCCATATGTTGACGGAAATTCAAAAGGCGGAAGAAACAATGCTCGAAATCGGGTCAGAAACGAACGAAAATGCCGTTTGTCGAAATTTGCAGGCAATGTTGAGCGATTGGGCATcgagaaatgaacttttgcaACCAACTTCGCATAATATGGAGCCACTTTTGTGCTTGCGGAGGATTATTTTGAACGAAATGTGGGCTTTACTCGAAAAAAGACTCATTTCCAACCCAAGAGCGATGAATGTCGTGAAAGAAACTGTCAATCAGAGCATTGGAAAATTATGGGTCGAGAGCACGAGACTTGCTTCCAAGGCAAAAATGTTCGAACAAGCCtctttgtacatttttaatgCCGAAAAATACAAACCCCCGGAGCTGTATATCGAAAAAGCGAAGCTTTCATGGGAAAAAGGCGATCAAACGACAGCTTTTAAGGTACTTGACACGGGGATAAATGACACCATGCAAGCCATAGGGGGCGATGTTCGACTTTTATCCGCCACAGACCTCAAAATATTCGGCGAAGCTCGTCTTTTAGTTGCCGCTTATAATTCCGAGTCAGCTAAATTCGGTccagaatttaatttgaagtgTTTCAAAGAGTCCGTGGACACGTTCCCGCAGCAGGAAAAGGGAAATTTCCTCTATGCTCAATATTTTGAGAGGCTCCACGATAGTTTAGATGACTCGCAAAAAGGAAAACGCTTGAAAAACGACTACATTTCGAGTGCGATGATTTTTTACGGGAAATCTCTCATGTAcggatgtaattttttgtatcaatccATGCCGCGTCTTCTCACAATTTGGTTGGATTACACCGCGAGAAAGGATGAAAATGCGAGTAAACAACATATGCATCAAATTAATCAGTATATGATGCGTTATACCGAAGCGCTGCcatcttttatgttttttacggCATTTTCGCAGATCGTGAGTCGTATTTGCCATCCGAATTCCGAGACTTATacgattttgaagaaaattctcattaatttGATCAAAGTTTATCCGCAGCAGAGTTTGTGGATGTTTTTGGCGGTTTATAAGTCGACATATGAGAATCGAGTCAAAAGATGCAAGGAGATTTTGTGTGATAAGAATTTGCAGGCAGAGCAAAAGTTTATCTGGAGTTTCAATGAGTTGACGGAGAAACTGATCACGTTGACGAATTTGAGTTTGCCTGAGGAGAGTTTTAGGGGAGGGACTGTTGAGACGACTATTACGGCGTTGGATCGAT caaTCATCACATACTTCAAAACCCGCAAAAACATCGACATCCTCATGCCAATTCAGGAACAAATGTCTATCGTAAAACCTCCAACGCGTGATCGTGACAAGCCCGCCAGTCATCACAAACCCTTCCCAAATGAGCCAATTTACATTCACGACATCTTAGATCGTGCCTCAATCCTCACTTCCCTCCAAAAACCGAAGAAAATCACGCTGGTTGGAAGCAACGGGCGCCATTACGACATTTTAATGAAACCCAAGGACGACTTACGCAAAGATTTCCGCCTCATGGAGTTCAACAACGTAATTAAGCAGATCTTACTCGAAGACACGGATGCCAGACAACGTCGCTTGCATATCCGAACGTATGCGGTAATTCCCTTGAATGACGAATGCGGCCTCATTGAATGGGTGCAAAATGTCACGCCATATCGAAATATCGTGATGCGTTACTACAAACAGCTCGGAAAAGTCGTTTCAATGCgagatttgaagaaaatttacccGACAAAAAGAGATTCGATcgacaagaaaaaacaaatttttgaaacgcAGCTTTTGCCAAGTCATCCCTTCGTTTTTGGAAATTGGTTTCGTGAACGTTTTCCGAATCCTCATGATTGGTATCAAGCTCGTTGCGGTTACATCAAAACTCTGGCAGTCATGTCGATGGTTGGTTACGTTCTTGGGCTCGGAGATCGGCATGGCGAGAATATTTTGTTGGATGGATCGTGCGGAGATGTTGTTCATGTCGACTTTAATTGCTTGTTTAATCGCGGCGAATTGTTCGATGTACCGGAAGTTGTCCCATTTCGCTTGACACATAACATGGTAAAGGCTATGGGACCCTTGGGCGTCGATGGCTTGTACCGAAAATGTTGCGAAATTACAATGCGAGCgatgcaacaacaacgaaacacGTTAATGTCAGTCTTAAAGCCTTTTGTCTACGATCCTCTTGTTGCATGGACAAAAACTACAAGCAAAGCGCAATTATTACAACAAGAACGCACCGATTCCGGCGCCGAGGAAAATTTACGACAAATCGAATTCCGTTTAAAAGGATTCGTTAAAATCGATGGAAGACAAACTACTTCGCCGCTTTCGACAGTAGGTCTTGTCAATCATTGCATCACCGAAGCCACAAACGTTGCTAATTTGGCATCGATGTACATTGGATGGGGATCGTATTTGtaa